One Fibrobacter sp. UWR4 DNA window includes the following coding sequences:
- the secE gene encoding preprotein translocase subunit SecE: protein MRKIKQYVKESIQELKQVTWPTWEELKGSTLVVILFSVIMGCYIAGLDVGLSWVVEKIMGRG from the coding sequence ATGCGTAAGATCAAGCAATATGTCAAGGAATCCATCCAAGAATTAAAACAGGTTACTTGGCCTACTTGGGAAGAACTCAAGGGTTCTACTCTCGTGGTAATTCTTTTCAGCGTTATCATGGGATGCTATATTGCAGGATTAGACGTTGGTCTCTCTTGGGTTGTTGAAAAGATTATGGGAAGAGGTTAA
- the rpmG gene encoding 50S ribosomal protein L33, whose protein sequence is MPRELIVLECTECNQRNYDCDKNKRLHPSRVEYKKYCRFCRKHTTHKESK, encoded by the coding sequence ATGCCTAGAGAACTCATCGTGCTCGAATGCACAGAATGCAATCAGCGCAACTATGATTGCGACAAGAACAAGCGTCTTCATCCTTCTCGTGTAGAATACAAGAAGTACTGCCGTTTCTGCCGCAAGCATACTACTCACAAGGAATCCAAGTAA